One Rhododendron vialii isolate Sample 1 chromosome 2a, ASM3025357v1 genomic region harbors:
- the LOC131317987 gene encoding uncharacterized protein LOC131317987 isoform X1: MATRRPSSSASLWPCLLIWYFAFSRRQNFPSAQIASRQSISLKWQGDKLCFLETLSSSTCFTYSGSTSCRCHRSYLCNCFLRTSTTCYIFSGMIFAGTTSNTTSTYGHVSHILEGFK, translated from the exons ATGGCTACTCGACGACCTTCATCTTCGGCGAGTCTCTGGCCCTGCCT ACTAATTTGGTACTTTGCATTCTCGCGCAGACAGAATTTCCCTAGTGCCCAAATCGCCTCTCGCCAGTCCATCTCT CTGAAATGGCAAGGAGACAAGCTTTGTTTCCTGGAGACTCTGAGTTCCAGCACCTGCTTCACATATTCAG GAAGTACTAGCTGCCGATGTCACAGATCATATCTTTGCAATTGTTTTCTTCGGACTTCTACTACGTGCTACATCTTTTCGGGGATGATTTTTGCTGGTACAACTTCTAATACAACTTCAACCTACGGGCATGTTTCTCATATTTTGGAGGGTTTCAAGTAG
- the LOC131317987 gene encoding uncharacterized protein LOC131317987 isoform X2, which produces MATRRPSSSASLWPCLQNFPSAQIASRQSISLKWQGDKLCFLETLSSSTCFTYSGSTSCRCHRSYLCNCFLRTSTTCYIFSGMIFAGTTSNTTSTYGHVSHILEGFK; this is translated from the exons ATGGCTACTCGACGACCTTCATCTTCGGCGAGTCTCTGGCCCTGCCT ACAGAATTTCCCTAGTGCCCAAATCGCCTCTCGCCAGTCCATCTCT CTGAAATGGCAAGGAGACAAGCTTTGTTTCCTGGAGACTCTGAGTTCCAGCACCTGCTTCACATATTCAG GAAGTACTAGCTGCCGATGTCACAGATCATATCTTTGCAATTGTTTTCTTCGGACTTCTACTACGTGCTACATCTTTTCGGGGATGATTTTTGCTGGTACAACTTCTAATACAACTTCAACCTACGGGCATGTTTCTCATATTTTGGAGGGTTTCAAGTAG
- the LOC131317967 gene encoding protein NLP7-like isoform X2 produces MMPIQSLELRRTISLLISRNTYKRNNSTGGDLMHINIGLDGFSGANLASLLSLSLFAFFFLLFLGAQPQFSFPENFADLIRYALQKLIGLSKKELNWCLVQFWAPTKTSEGRTLLTTQFQPFALGPTTTFTGYTRLLCEYRMGMCREYNSFYADAECAQEQLGLPGRVFLHQFPESTPNVELYTLKEYPQRDLALLCGIQSSWAVPVFDHFSHTCVGVLEIVSPFFMVRNWHGKSLLGEMYDIFQEFGLLCFDGYKHYKIQIGDENKARTTAFQELKTVLETVCRIHKLPLAMTWVPCSACNYLLRGQLRSKGVEVIGRSNYHKASLIEVSKCSHLRTGVVAGMVLSSSNILYCSDITQLNLVEYPLVPYARDCKFRGWFTICLQSSDTANDIHVLEFFLPSTKKSWTSLSLILGTMEENFRTFKLASGQELGDLLSVEVMDFQKGLKLHSREKIQAKGGGVRLQLRQLDQASTGAIPGGMNVVFSEDQNIPRLEAMQNGEVTLQLDSSHQPPLDPPNNGQHVVIAERNISTVTSLEERKRKTQRVDKGTGVRIEVSLEDILKCEKMSRADAAETLQVSVSTLKRVCRGYGMDRWAPHNIEKLRSFWPSPVENEGQTRQRLNSGLPSNQGLDCVAHTKPAFHDLPSNQASDSVAHTKPAFQDADIVTIKAKYENNTIKFQLSLPSKLVALQQEVAKRLNLEAGTYYIRYEDEENELILIACDQDLQDCIHTFKSLGKTSVVVQLEPK; encoded by the exons ATGATGCCCATACAATCCTTGGAGTTGAGGAGGACTATTTCCCTCCTGATTTCAAGGAATACATACAAAAGGAACAACTCAACTGGTGGCGATTTGATGCACATCAACATTGGTTTGGATGGGTTTTCTGGAGCCAACTTGGCAAGTCttctgtctctttctctctttgctttcttctttcttctttttttagggGCTCAACCTCAATTTTCATTTCCAGAAAATTTTGCGGACTTGATCAGATATGCTCTCCAAAAACTGATAGGATTATCCAAGAAGGAACTTAATTGGTGCCTAGTTCAATTTTGGGCACCCACAAAAACATCCGAGGGGCGGACTTTGCTTACAACTCAATTCCAACCTTTTGCTCTTGGTCCAACAACAACATTCACGGGTTACACACGTCTGCTTTGTGAGTATAGGATGGGGATGTGTAGGGAGTATAACTCCTTCTACGCAGATGCAGAGTGTGCACAAGAACAACTTGGGCTTCCTGGCCGTGTCTTCCTCCATCAATTCCCTGAATCCACTCCGAATGTGGAGCTTTACACTCTTAAAGAGTATCCACAACGTGACCTTGCTTTACTTTGCGGGATTCAATCATCTTGGGCTGTGCCAGTGTTCGACCATTTCAGCCACACCTGTGTTGGTGTACTTGAGATTGTGTCTCCGTTCTTCATGGTTCGAAATTGGCATGGCAAATCTCTCCTCGGCGAAATGTATGACATTTTTCAG GAGTTTGGTCTGCTATGTTTTGATGGATATAAACACTACAAAATACAA ATCGGGGATGAAAATAAAGCACGCACAACTGCCTTCCAGGAACTCAAGACGGTGTTGGAAACGGTGTGCAGAATTCATAAGCTACCCTTGGCTATGACATGGGTCCCTTGCAGTGCTTGCAACTATTTACTGCGAGGGCAACTCCGGTCCAAGGGTGTGGAAGTTATTGGGCGCAGCAACTACCACAAAGCCTCGCTCATAGAAGTCAGTAAATGCAGTCACTTAAGAACGGGAGTGGTTGCCGGGATGGTACTTTCATCTTCTAACATATTATACTGCTCGGATATAACCCAACTCAACTTAGTTGAGTACCCCTTGGTACCCTATGCACGAGATTGCAAATTCCGTGGTTGGTTCACAATATGCTTGCAGAGCAGTGACACTGCAAATGACATTCATGTACTAGAGTTTTTTTTGCCCAGCACTAAAAAATCATGGACCTCATTGAGCTTGATATTGGGAACAATGGAGGAAAATTTCAGAACTTTTAAGCTTGCTTCTGGGCAAGAACTGGGGGATTTATTATCAGTTGAAGTTATGGATTTTCAGAAGGGTCTAAAACTTCATTCTCGTGAAAAGATCCAAGCTAAGGGTGGAGGAGTGCGGTTGCAGCTACGTCAATTGGATCAGGCATCAACGGGTGCCATACCCGGTGGAATGAATGTCGTCTTTAGTGAAGATCAAAACATACCTCGTCTTGAAGCCATGCAGAATGGAGAAGTGACGCTGCAACTAGATTCATCTCATCAGCCCCCATTGGATCCTCCAAACAATGGACAGCATGTCGTCATTGCAGAACGAAACATCAGTACAGTTACTAGCTTAGAAGAACGCAAAAGAAAGACGCAAAGGGTTGATAAGGGAACTGGAGTTAGAATTGAAGTTTCTTTAGAGGATATCCTTAAATGTGAGAAAATGAGTCGTGCAGATGCTGCAGAAACACTCCAAG TTAGCGTATCGACATTGAAGCGTGTATGTAGGGGTTATGGTATGGATCGGTGGGCACCTCACAACATTGAAAAGTTGCGTTCCTTTTGGCCCTCGCCTGTTGAGAATGAGGGACAAACCCGACAACGTCTAAATTCTGGTTTGCCTTCGAATCAAGGCTTGGATTGTGTTGCTCACACTAAGCCAGCATTCCATGATTTGCCTTCGAATCAAGCCTCGGATAGTGTTGCTCACACAAAGCCAGCATTCCAAGATGCGGATATAGTGACAATTAAGGCgaaatatgaaaataatacGATAAAGTTTCAGCTGTCTTTGCCATCTAAATTAGTAGCACTTCAGCAAGAAGTGGCTAAAAGACTGAACCTGGAAGCTGGAACTTACTACATCAGGTATGAAGATGAggaaaatgagttgattttaatAGCTTGCGACCAGGACTTACAAGATTGTATACACACTTTCAAATCATTGGGCAAAACTTCGGTTGTGGTGCAGCTTGAGCCCAAATAG
- the LOC131317967 gene encoding protein NLP7-like isoform X3, protein MMPIQSLELRRTISLLISRNTYKRNNSTGGDLMHINIGLDGFSGANLASLLSLSLFAFFFLLFLGAQPQFSFPENFADLIRYALQKLIGLSKKELNWCLVQFWAPTKTSEGRTLLTTQFQPFALGPTTTFTGYTRLLCEYRMGMCREYNSFYADAECAQEQLGLPGRVFLHQFPESTPNVELYTLKEYPQRDLALLCGIQSSWAVPVFDHFSHTCVGVLEIVSPFFMVRNWHGKSLLGEMYDIFQIGDENKARTTAFQELKTVLETVCRIHKLPLAMTWVPCSACNYLLRGQLRSKGVEVIGRSNYHKASLIEVSKCSHLRTGVVAGMVLSSSNILYCSDITQLNLVEYPLVPYARDCKFRGWFTICLQSSDTANDIHVLEFFLPSTKKSWTSLSLILGTMEENFRTFKLASGQELGDLLSVEVMDFQKGLKLHSREKIQAKGGGVRLQLRQLDQASTGAIPGGMNVVFSEDQNIPRLEAMQNGEVTLQLDSSHQPPLDPPNNGQHVVIAERNISTVTSLEERKRKTQRVDKGTGVRIEVSLEDILKCEKMSRADAAETLQVSVSTLKRVCRGYGMDRWAPHNIEKLRSFWPSPVENEGQTRQRLNSGLPSNQGLDCVAHTKPAFHDLPSNQASDSVAHTKPAFQDADIVTIKAKYENNTIKFQLSLPSKLVALQQEVAKRLNLEAGTYYIRYEDEENELILIACDQDLQDCIHTFKSLGKTSVVVQLEPK, encoded by the exons ATGATGCCCATACAATCCTTGGAGTTGAGGAGGACTATTTCCCTCCTGATTTCAAGGAATACATACAAAAGGAACAACTCAACTGGTGGCGATTTGATGCACATCAACATTGGTTTGGATGGGTTTTCTGGAGCCAACTTGGCAAGTCttctgtctctttctctctttgctttcttctttcttctttttttagggGCTCAACCTCAATTTTCATTTCCAGAAAATTTTGCGGACTTGATCAGATATGCTCTCCAAAAACTGATAGGATTATCCAAGAAGGAACTTAATTGGTGCCTAGTTCAATTTTGGGCACCCACAAAAACATCCGAGGGGCGGACTTTGCTTACAACTCAATTCCAACCTTTTGCTCTTGGTCCAACAACAACATTCACGGGTTACACACGTCTGCTTTGTGAGTATAGGATGGGGATGTGTAGGGAGTATAACTCCTTCTACGCAGATGCAGAGTGTGCACAAGAACAACTTGGGCTTCCTGGCCGTGTCTTCCTCCATCAATTCCCTGAATCCACTCCGAATGTGGAGCTTTACACTCTTAAAGAGTATCCACAACGTGACCTTGCTTTACTTTGCGGGATTCAATCATCTTGGGCTGTGCCAGTGTTCGACCATTTCAGCCACACCTGTGTTGGTGTACTTGAGATTGTGTCTCCGTTCTTCATGGTTCGAAATTGGCATGGCAAATCTCTCCTCGGCGAAATGTATGACATTTTTCAG ATCGGGGATGAAAATAAAGCACGCACAACTGCCTTCCAGGAACTCAAGACGGTGTTGGAAACGGTGTGCAGAATTCATAAGCTACCCTTGGCTATGACATGGGTCCCTTGCAGTGCTTGCAACTATTTACTGCGAGGGCAACTCCGGTCCAAGGGTGTGGAAGTTATTGGGCGCAGCAACTACCACAAAGCCTCGCTCATAGAAGTCAGTAAATGCAGTCACTTAAGAACGGGAGTGGTTGCCGGGATGGTACTTTCATCTTCTAACATATTATACTGCTCGGATATAACCCAACTCAACTTAGTTGAGTACCCCTTGGTACCCTATGCACGAGATTGCAAATTCCGTGGTTGGTTCACAATATGCTTGCAGAGCAGTGACACTGCAAATGACATTCATGTACTAGAGTTTTTTTTGCCCAGCACTAAAAAATCATGGACCTCATTGAGCTTGATATTGGGAACAATGGAGGAAAATTTCAGAACTTTTAAGCTTGCTTCTGGGCAAGAACTGGGGGATTTATTATCAGTTGAAGTTATGGATTTTCAGAAGGGTCTAAAACTTCATTCTCGTGAAAAGATCCAAGCTAAGGGTGGAGGAGTGCGGTTGCAGCTACGTCAATTGGATCAGGCATCAACGGGTGCCATACCCGGTGGAATGAATGTCGTCTTTAGTGAAGATCAAAACATACCTCGTCTTGAAGCCATGCAGAATGGAGAAGTGACGCTGCAACTAGATTCATCTCATCAGCCCCCATTGGATCCTCCAAACAATGGACAGCATGTCGTCATTGCAGAACGAAACATCAGTACAGTTACTAGCTTAGAAGAACGCAAAAGAAAGACGCAAAGGGTTGATAAGGGAACTGGAGTTAGAATTGAAGTTTCTTTAGAGGATATCCTTAAATGTGAGAAAATGAGTCGTGCAGATGCTGCAGAAACACTCCAAG TTAGCGTATCGACATTGAAGCGTGTATGTAGGGGTTATGGTATGGATCGGTGGGCACCTCACAACATTGAAAAGTTGCGTTCCTTTTGGCCCTCGCCTGTTGAGAATGAGGGACAAACCCGACAACGTCTAAATTCTGGTTTGCCTTCGAATCAAGGCTTGGATTGTGTTGCTCACACTAAGCCAGCATTCCATGATTTGCCTTCGAATCAAGCCTCGGATAGTGTTGCTCACACAAAGCCAGCATTCCAAGATGCGGATATAGTGACAATTAAGGCgaaatatgaaaataatacGATAAAGTTTCAGCTGTCTTTGCCATCTAAATTAGTAGCACTTCAGCAAGAAGTGGCTAAAAGACTGAACCTGGAAGCTGGAACTTACTACATCAGGTATGAAGATGAggaaaatgagttgattttaatAGCTTGCGACCAGGACTTACAAGATTGTATACACACTTTCAAATCATTGGGCAAAACTTCGGTTGTGGTGCAGCTTGAGCCCAAATAG